A stretch of DNA from Candidatus Deferrimicrobiaceae bacterium:
GAGAACGGTTGCGGGGTGCGCACCCGGTTCTTCGTCGAGGGGGATGCCGTGCGGACGCGGGTGACGCTTCCCCGGCACGTCAACGGGTACAAGGATGTCGCGCACGGGGGCGTCATCGCGGCCCTCCTGGACGAGTCGATGGGGTGGGCGGCCACCGTGTTCGGGGAGAGGCACCCGATGTACCTCACGGGGGAACTGACCGTGAAGTATCTTGTTCCGGTTTCCGTCGGGGAGGAGATCGAGATCGTGAGCCGCCTCGAGGAGGACTCGGGGAGGATCGCCTACA
This window harbors:
- a CDS encoding PaaI family thioesterase: MGDPEREYLPHSSRCFVCGDENGCGVRTRFFVEGDAVRTRVTLPRHVNGYKDVAHGGVIAALLDESMGWAATVFGERHPMYLTGELTVKYLVPVSVGEEIEIVSRLEEDSGRIAYSTGELFCGGKVCVRARGKFLPMSREATGQVIPYLKFDRCRKYKTLFDYAKETE